The following proteins come from a genomic window of Nitrospinota bacterium:
- a CDS encoding CsgG/HfaB family protein, which translates to MRVCMVMLAAFFCAAPAAFAKKDKISLGVKEFRNNTHAGWWHGGVGDDLASMLSNELSSSGKFSLVERDKLKGVLDEQDLAESGKVNPKKAAKAGNLTGAQYIVYGTVSAYEEDTSSTGGGLSFGGISVGGDKGTAYLAVDIRVIDTTTGEIELSRTIEGKSGSGGLSVGFYKSGLGGNLKKEEKTPAGKAIRACVVEISEYLECAMVDKDDCMDKYKQKEEKRRKKTKEAIDLDE; encoded by the coding sequence ATGCGGGTGTGTATGGTGATGCTTGCGGCGTTTTTTTGCGCCGCGCCGGCGGCGTTCGCCAAGAAAGATAAAATTTCCCTCGGCGTGAAGGAGTTTCGCAACAACACCCACGCCGGGTGGTGGCATGGCGGGGTGGGGGACGACCTCGCCTCGATGCTGAGCAACGAGCTTTCCTCCAGCGGAAAATTCTCGCTGGTGGAGCGGGATAAGCTGAAAGGGGTTCTGGACGAACAGGATCTCGCCGAATCCGGCAAGGTGAATCCCAAAAAGGCGGCCAAGGCCGGCAACCTGACCGGCGCGCAGTATATCGTTTACGGAACCGTGTCGGCGTATGAAGAAGACACCTCCAGCACGGGCGGCGGCCTCAGCTTCGGCGGCATCAGCGTCGGCGGCGATAAGGGAACCGCATACCTCGCGGTCGATATCCGGGTCATCGATACCACCACGGGCGAGATCGAGCTTTCCCGCACGATCGAAGGAAAGTCCGGCAGCGGCGGCCTCAGCGTCGGCTTTTATAAGAGCGGGCTGGGCGGCAACCTGAAAAAAGAGGAGAAAACCCCGGCGGGCAAGGCGATCCGCGCCTGCGTGGTGGAGATATCCGAATACCTCGAATGCGCCATGGTGGACAAGGACGACTGCATGGACAAGTACAAACAGAAAGAGGAAAAGCGCCGCAAGAAGACCAAGGAAGCTATCGACCTCGACGAATAG
- the arsS gene encoding arsenosugar biosynthesis radical SAM protein ArsS (Some members of this family are selenoproteins.), with protein MPAAITPFDDALKSCNLYPLRAEGIATLQVNLGKKCNQACHHCHVEAGPNRTEMMGDAVMERCLSLLKEERIPVLDITGGAPEMHPRYRTFVESARGTGAAAMTRCNLTILREPEMHGLPAFWKTHNVIVVASLPYFRREETDAVRGKGVFEKSIEALKHLNETGYGIEGSGLTLNLVYNPAGAFLPAPQEPMERQFRAELKRNHGVAFNHLFAMSNMPIARFKDYLNRKNAHDSYLLRLAGAFNPAAAENVMCRSMVSVGWDGFLFDCDFNQMLGLRVNHGAPFHINDWNQRALAGRQIVTGAHCYGCTAGQGSSCGGEIS; from the coding sequence ATGCCCGCCGCCATCACGCCGTTCGACGACGCGCTCAAATCGTGCAACCTCTACCCGTTGAGGGCCGAAGGCATCGCCACGTTGCAGGTGAATTTGGGCAAAAAGTGCAACCAGGCCTGCCACCACTGCCACGTCGAAGCCGGGCCGAACCGCACCGAGATGATGGGGGATGCGGTGATGGAACGCTGCCTGAGCCTGCTGAAGGAAGAACGGATACCGGTGCTGGACATCACCGGCGGCGCGCCGGAGATGCACCCCCGCTACCGGACGTTTGTCGAAAGCGCGCGCGGCACCGGCGCGGCGGCCATGACCCGGTGCAACCTCACCATCCTGCGCGAACCGGAAATGCACGGCCTTCCCGCGTTCTGGAAAACGCATAACGTCATTGTCGTCGCCTCGCTCCCTTACTTCCGCCGGGAAGAGACCGACGCGGTGCGGGGCAAAGGCGTTTTTGAAAAATCCATCGAAGCCCTTAAGCATCTCAACGAAACGGGCTATGGCATCGAGGGGAGCGGGCTTACGCTGAACCTCGTCTACAATCCGGCCGGGGCGTTTCTCCCCGCGCCGCAGGAGCCGATGGAGCGGCAGTTCCGCGCCGAGCTGAAAAGAAACCACGGCGTCGCCTTCAACCACCTGTTCGCCATGAGCAACATGCCGATAGCCCGGTTCAAGGATTACCTCAACCGGAAAAACGCCCACGACAGCTACCTGCTGCGTCTCGCGGGGGCCTTCAACCCGGCGGCCGCCGAAAACGTGATGTGCCGTTCGATGGTATCGGTCGGGTGGGACGGATTTTTGTTCGACTGCGATTTTAACCAGATGCTCGGCCTGCGGGTCAACCACGGCGCCCCCTTCCACATCAACGACTGGAACCAGCGCGCCCTCGCCGGGCGGCAGATCGTCACCGGCGCGCACTGCTACGGCTGCACCGCCGGTCAAGGCTCCAGTTGCGGCGGGGAGATTTCTTGA
- the hflX gene encoding GTPase HflX: MGLQRRRGYSGGRNRPQSGGQGGGGLLGRPAGRTHTRRFLTARSCAISHTVHGNIAGLPHAALKSLERVYRRKIPSGQLITDELLTYIAKLSRELARQIGLLIDRKGKITHVIAGNDHQIVIPNLGQRRVAGKRLAGYRCIHTHLKGEPVTRDDLNDLLLLRLDAMAAIDVRPDGTAGKLHLAHIEAGEEDRYTMHGALTHPLAEELYQGLIEQVERDLEKTVIAKKVETEQSALLIHVSNKPKLQMDISLDELAELARSAGIAVAGRVTQRRDVPDPKFLMGHGKMQDFMIKALSLGVDMVIFDTELTPAQIKAISDFTDLEVVDRTQLILGIFEKRATSRDGKVRIQLAQMKYLLPRLGAKESALSRIRGGIGLRGPGETTAETQRRHLQSRITQFEHELENLKNRRAQKRKKRGRAEVKTVSILGYTNAGKSTLLNRLTGSDLLVKDLLFSTLDPATRRLWLPNGKEAVISDTVGLIRNMPESLRGVFRATLEELAESDMLINLADISNPELDAHMKVTEEIIEDIGLAEIPVITVFNKIELADAEQAENICRRHGALGISAATGQGLEELKRKIADALFG, from the coding sequence GTGGGATTACAACGTCGGCGCGGATATTCCGGCGGCCGAAACCGCCCGCAATCAGGCGGACAGGGAGGCGGCGGACTACTTGGGCGACCGGCTGGTCGGACTCATACTCGAAGGTTTTTAACGGCAAGGAGCTGCGCCATTTCCCACACGGTTCACGGCAATATCGCGGGGCTGCCGCACGCGGCCCTCAAAAGCCTCGAGCGCGTCTACCGCCGCAAAATCCCGTCCGGCCAGCTCATCACCGACGAACTCCTGACGTACATCGCCAAGCTCTCGCGCGAGCTGGCGCGGCAAATCGGCCTGCTGATCGACCGCAAGGGGAAAATCACCCACGTCATCGCCGGCAACGACCATCAGATCGTCATCCCGAATCTGGGGCAGCGCCGCGTGGCCGGCAAACGGCTGGCCGGCTACCGCTGCATACATACCCACCTGAAGGGGGAGCCGGTCACGCGGGACGACCTGAACGACCTCCTGCTGCTGCGGCTGGACGCGATGGCCGCCATCGATGTGCGGCCGGACGGCACGGCGGGAAAACTGCACCTCGCCCACATCGAGGCGGGGGAAGAAGACCGCTACACCATGCACGGCGCGCTCACCCACCCGCTGGCGGAAGAGCTGTACCAGGGGCTGATCGAGCAGGTGGAGCGCGACCTCGAAAAAACCGTCATCGCCAAAAAGGTGGAGACGGAACAGAGCGCGCTGTTGATACACGTTTCCAACAAGCCGAAGCTGCAAATGGACATCTCGCTGGACGAACTGGCCGAACTGGCCCGCAGCGCCGGCATCGCCGTGGCGGGGCGGGTGACGCAGCGGCGCGACGTGCCGGATCCGAAATTCCTGATGGGGCACGGCAAGATGCAGGACTTCATGATAAAAGCGCTCTCGCTGGGGGTCGACATGGTGATATTCGACACCGAACTGACCCCCGCGCAGATAAAGGCGATTTCCGATTTCACCGATCTGGAAGTCGTCGACCGGACGCAGCTCATCCTCGGCATTTTCGAGAAGCGCGCCACCAGCCGCGACGGCAAGGTGCGCATCCAACTGGCGCAGATGAAATACCTGCTGCCGCGGCTGGGCGCGAAGGAATCGGCCCTCTCGCGCATACGCGGCGGCATCGGCCTGCGCGGCCCCGGCGAGACGACCGCCGAAACGCAGCGCCGCCACCTGCAAAGCCGGATCACCCAGTTCGAGCACGAACTGGAAAACCTGAAAAACCGCCGCGCCCAAAAACGGAAAAAACGCGGCCGCGCCGAGGTGAAAACCGTTTCGATACTCGGCTACACCAACGCGGGAAAATCGACGCTGCTCAACCGGCTCACCGGCAGCGACCTGCTGGTGAAAGACCTTCTGTTCTCCACGCTCGACCCGGCCACGCGGCGGCTCTGGCTGCCGAACGGCAAGGAAGCGGTCATCAGCGACACGGTGGGGCTTATCCGCAACATGCCTGAATCGCTGCGCGGCGTTTTCCGCGCCACGCTGGAAGAGCTGGCCGAATCGGATATGCTCATCAACCTCGCCGATATTTCAAACCCCGAACTGGACGCGCACATGAAAGTCACCGAAGAGATCATCGAGGATATCGGCTTGGCGGAAATTCCGGTCATCACGGTGTTCAACAAAATAGAGCTGGCGGACGCGGAACAGGCCGAAAACATCTGCCGCCGCCACGGCGCGCTCGGCATCAGCGCCGCCACCGGCCAGGGGCTGGAAGAGCTTAAGCGGAAAATCGCCGACGCCCTTTTCGGATAG
- a CDS encoding sel1 repeat family protein: MTNEQEPQLNKNLDVDQIRAFAQQGDMNAQYLLGELLRTGEGMEPDLAESARWYRAAAQQGHVWAANNLGLMLHNGAGVEQDFKEAAHWFKRAADQGLAEAQSNLALLYCGGHGVRQDFKEANRLFTLAAGEGLAEAQNSLGGLHFHGHGVERNFLEAARWYEEAAGNGHSGAAYNLALMFYNGHGVRRDFNRALSLFEEAAEGGTAEAAYNIGVMYQNGSGVKLDEERAVEWFYRAGQIYLANGMREPASEAASAIESCIAGHPLAQKLLAEIFGENE; the protein is encoded by the coding sequence ATGACAAACGAACAGGAACCTCAATTGAATAAAAATCTGGACGTGGACCAAATACGCGCCTTCGCGCAGCAGGGCGATATGAACGCGCAGTATCTCCTCGGCGAACTGCTGCGGACGGGCGAGGGGATGGAGCCGGACCTCGCGGAATCGGCCCGCTGGTACCGCGCCGCCGCGCAGCAGGGACACGTATGGGCCGCCAACAATCTCGGCCTCATGCTGCACAACGGCGCGGGGGTGGAGCAGGATTTTAAGGAGGCCGCGCACTGGTTCAAGCGGGCGGCAGATCAGGGGCTGGCCGAGGCGCAGAGCAATCTTGCCCTCCTGTATTGCGGCGGACACGGCGTACGGCAGGACTTTAAAGAGGCGAACCGGCTGTTCACGCTGGCCGCCGGCGAGGGGCTGGCCGAGGCGCAGAACTCGCTCGGCGGGCTGCATTTCCACGGCCACGGCGTTGAGCGGAATTTCCTCGAAGCGGCCCGCTGGTATGAGGAAGCGGCCGGCAACGGCCACTCCGGCGCGGCCTACAACCTCGCGCTGATGTTTTACAACGGTCACGGCGTCCGGCGGGATTTTAACCGCGCCCTTTCGCTTTTCGAGGAGGCGGCGGAGGGGGGCACCGCCGAAGCGGCGTACAACATCGGCGTGATGTACCAAAACGGCAGCGGCGTGAAATTGGACGAGGAGCGCGCGGTGGAATGGTTTTACAGGGCGGGGCAAATCTATCTGGCCAACGGCATGCGCGAGCCGGCCAGCGAAGCGGCCAGCGCCATCGAAAGCTGCATCGCCGGGCATCCGCTGGCCCAAAAGCTGCTCGCCGAAATCTTCGGGGAAAACGAATGA
- a CDS encoding carboxymuconolactone decarboxylase family protein, giving the protein METYYNPADLEKFGDMGKDAPELWKAFSQWYGKVFQEGALTQREKALIALAVAHAVQCPYCIDAYTKDCLEKGSNTGQMTEAIHVAAAIKGGAAMVHGVQMRNAAEKISF; this is encoded by the coding sequence ATGGAAACATATTACAATCCGGCGGATCTCGAAAAATTTGGCGACATGGGGAAGGATGCCCCGGAACTGTGGAAGGCTTTTTCGCAGTGGTACGGCAAGGTCTTTCAGGAGGGCGCCCTCACCCAACGGGAAAAGGCGCTCATCGCTTTAGCGGTCGCCCACGCCGTGCAATGCCCCTATTGCATCGACGCCTACACCAAAGACTGCCTTGAAAAAGGCTCCAACACCGGCCAGATGACCGAAGCGATCCATGTGGCCGCCGCCATCAAGGGGGGCGCGGCGATGGTGCATGGAGTGCAAATGCGCAACGCCGCGGAAAAAATCTCGTTTTGA
- the cobS gene encoding adenosylcobinamide-GDP ribazoletransferase gives MLKPLHLAFTFLTRLPLPQVKQYGAADFGASFAFFPLAGAVIGGIAAAAAYGLMAAGADPRVAAFAALLLLTLVTGALHLDGLADSADGLLSGKGPQRALEIMKEPFTGPFGYTAIFLVLIGKFAALWLLCEQGRFAAIAAALAFSRWSMMVAACNAPYPRATGTGAAFVGKFSAVTILIATATVLAGGFVIDPKKLALFAAVAAGTALALRKFAEKRIGGVTGDILGAVNETAETLLLLVA, from the coding sequence ATGCTGAAACCGCTGCACCTGGCATTCACGTTTCTTACGCGTCTGCCGTTGCCGCAGGTGAAGCAATACGGTGCGGCCGATTTCGGCGCGTCGTTCGCCTTCTTCCCGCTGGCGGGGGCCGTTATCGGCGGCATTGCGGCCGCCGCCGCATACGGACTGATGGCGGCGGGGGCCGACCCGCGCGTTGCCGCATTCGCCGCGCTGCTGCTGCTGACGCTGGTCACCGGCGCGTTGCACCTCGATGGCTTGGCCGACTCGGCGGACGGCCTGCTGAGCGGCAAAGGGCCGCAACGCGCGCTGGAGATCATGAAGGAGCCGTTCACCGGCCCGTTCGGCTACACCGCCATTTTCCTTGTCCTTATCGGCAAGTTCGCGGCGCTCTGGCTGCTCTGCGAACAGGGCCGGTTCGCCGCCATCGCCGCGGCGCTCGCCTTCTCCCGCTGGAGCATGATGGTGGCCGCCTGCAACGCCCCCTACCCCCGCGCCACCGGCACCGGCGCGGCGTTCGTCGGCAAATTTTCGGCGGTAACAATCCTCATCGCCACGGCGACCGTTCTTGCCGGCGGCTTTGTGATTGACCCGAAAAAACTGGCGCTCTTCGCGGCGGTGGCGGCGGGAACGGCGCTGGCGCTGCGGAAGTTCGCCGAAAAGCGGATCGGCGGGGTGACCGGCGACATACTGGGAGCGGTGAACGAAACCGCCGAAACGCTTCTCCTGCTCGTGGCCTGA